The nucleotide window AAGAATCAGAGTCACTTTCATTCAACATTTACAGCTTGTACCGGCGATAATCAGACTCACTTAATTGGTGTTGACACTCGGCAAGACAGTTACACAACATGGTACTGACACTGTGCTATTATCGCAGGACAAAACATGACAGGACCTAACTAAATGGATACACAGTGTTGTGAAAGACACTAGAATAAACATACTTCACAAATGTCAATCCAAAGCGGAACAATTACTGCAGCTTGTATTTTAGGGTAGCCTTTTCCAGAGCTTAAAATAGTAGCATTAAAAGCACAGAAATCACAATACAGTATGAAAGCCGTCTTTACCATCATCATTCTCGGCTGATGATCAATTTGCCCAAAGCTGTGGCAGTAGTGGGTTTCTTATGAGAGCTTGGCACTAAGTTATGCATTCAAAagctgccttctgaatagggaAATCACTCTTGTACAGTTTCACAAAAGCAATATTCTGCTTTTCATTCATTCCACACTTTGAAATGCATTACCACACTGACTTTGATAAAAGGAAATTATAATACACGCAatgtatataaacacacacaagtaGGCAAAATCTTTTTTGGGTGGATCTCACATGTAAGCTCTTCAAAAAGCACTGAATCCAGCGTAATGCCACCAACTACAGCCCTAAACATAAATATTCGATTGGCTTTCTTAATATTCGTTGTTTCACAAAGGCTTTCTGATTCTACAACGGACTGTATTAATCCTCCAgttatgttttctgtgtgcaATACTATACAAAATTTCAAAGCCGTAAAacatcaaaacacacaaaagctaAACACTAGCTTTCTTCCACCTTCTCAGGCAAATTTAAAACTGACATCAACAATGTGCACATCCCAAATTAGAACTTGGGCCCATGAGAATCTTACAAGGTAAATGTCTAATAGGGCTAAATAAGTTATTGCTGCTCTTTATGCAAGCAGATAAGGATATTAAAGTACTAATTAAATTGGTTTCGCATGAGAGCAGAAGTGCCTGAGTTTGGGGAGCAACTATTAACTACACACTGCCACTAGAATGTTTCCACACAGTATCCAACATGGGTATTATATGTTTATATAGGCCTTTTCATGACTACCAAAGtgcaaatgattaaaaacagtGCCTAAGACTAACATAACCTTGGACCTCAGCAATATAACAAGAGTAGGATGATGCTTTCTATGCTATGGCAGTTTTCATAGAAAATCAAACAGAACAATCCAACCCTGCTTTGCAGACTTAAACATTTTTGTCTTATCTGCTTTTCATTCATGGGTCTTACCTGCCAGGACACAGCCCCGAGTATCACTGTTGACAACAAACTAAAGAACACCAGTCGCTCTGAGATGAGGCAGAAATGTCGGATGCCTCGGGAGGCCATGACCTGGTCCAGACTCCGGCTACTCGACCGCTGGGCGCGCCAAGCCTTCTGACAGTCACTCAGCTTAGTGTGAAAGCCCCAGATCGTGATAAGCAAAATGATGTGGCAGATGGACCAGAAAAGACCAAACAGACAGAAACCTGGGATGACCAGATACCACAGGTCCAAGTAACCAAGCTatgaaagacaaaacaaaagtttaaatacaaaaaataatagaaaaaaaaaaccctcaataTTTTTAATATAGCTGTAAGTGTACCTTTAAAGCAGCAAGGACAAAGAAGGCTATCTCAGTCAGACTCAAAGGAAACAAGGACAGCTTCCTCCACACCTTCCCCATGGAGAGCACTGGCATCCAGCGCTCCGTGGGGCCTAACCCACTGAAGTACACATCCAACACAGGCTCACAGAGCAGCCTGCCCAGGTAGCAGCCTAAGGCATAAGGGTTGGCATTAATGCCTAAGGCCTGGAAAAACACAAGAGAAGTAACCAAGGCAAAACTGATCAAATTGGCCAAAGCTAGGAGGGATTTCATCCTCAAGTCCACAATGAGAGCACCGAGGGCCACTACCAAGCCTATTATGGCCACTGACTTGTGAAGAAGCATGGTAGTGCTTGCAATACCAAATCCTAGAAGCTCCAGTAACTCTACTGATGTTAGCAAGGTGGATTTGTAGCAGATGGAGCTGCATATTCGCTCAGTTAGGGCCCATACTGCTTTCATAACTACACTGGCTAGGAGGAGATAGTTTGCGACCAGTTCTTTGACATTTGAATCCAAGGCGGGGCTGTTGAGGAAGCACAAAAGTCCAAGGAGAAAGCCGAACCACAAATGGAACAAGCTCAGGCTGGCGTTTTCCATAGCAAAGTAGTAATGGAGGATACTGGCAATTCCCAGGACAAAGAGGCCCAGGATGAAGATAACCAGAATCATGGGTTCATTTGTCACCTCCCAGCGTACGTACATGCCAACACAGACTGCCACAAGGAGATTGAAGCTGGACAGGTAACCCAGACAACGCACTGATGTAAACACGTCCACCTGCTTAGGTGCACTGACTGtcagctcctcttcctcttcctcccgaGCCATGGCTGACGTGGATGTTCTTATTTAAAAGCAGTTTAACAATCAAATAATGAATTTCCTCCAGCCACCCTCTTTAGTCTCCCACAGAGGTTTGCCACATGGAGGACGGTGCCTCTTGATGACTTTCAGCAAAAATCAACCCctgtgtgggaaaaaaaaaagaaagtgagtGCATTATACGGTACACTCGTCATATAGTCCAAACTTATGTACAAAAGGCAGGCACTTTAGTGTTTCCCCATGCAGAAACTATCTGGGCGGCACGCCCCGGCATATTAGCTGCGCAATAAATATTTTAGCGACTcatttttgcaatttttaaatttatttttacatcaaTGACTTTAACACCATTTACAATTCCCAGTTGACAATCACTGCTAACCAGCTAACCCAGGCCCCTACATTCCCCAACGGCTTGCTTGTTCCACACTCTGGTGAAATCAGTCCTTCCTCTGCTTTTCCCCTGTGATCCGGAGAGGCACTCTAACCAGAACCTGCAGCACTGAAGAAGTTATGTGTAAGACTTGTAAGGGATGTAAAGTAGGACTAGAACTAATGTCACCAGCTACAGTACATGACAGCAGTCCCTCACCTGCCCCAAACAGAGTGGGAAACACTGCACTTTAAATGTATACAAATCTTAATCATTAGTCAGGACTATCAGGGAGACAGGCAGGCAGCAAGAATTATCAAACCATTACTGATCTGTGGTCTGATACACAGCTGTCCAGAATTAAATCTAGAAGACCTATGCAACTTAACTTCAATTCCAATGGTCAGAATGACTGCAGAAACATTCTTGATAAAATCCCATTAATACTGTTTACTCGTATTATATTTCGATCACTACCTTCGATCTTTGCTGTTGTGCAATTCTCTCACAGTTGTCAATTCTGGATTCTTTGACTTCCATGCGTCTCTCTTATAAATCCTTTGGAGTCATAAATAAACATCTTCAGTAACATCGAGGAACAACAGCGTTAATATCAAATAAACGGAGTCTGTTTTGTACAGAAGAATGAGGAAATACTCTTTAGTCACAGCTAATGTGAGTGTAGTTCTCCTTCCATCGGGATCACAATTTTCTGATGCTAACActctttaaaatgacaaaattttgACAGCGGTTGATTACACAGTCGAGGTAAACTAATCAATTCGTATCCGTTTTCTACCCAAACACACCCTTTAACTAACTAACTGACTAACtaacaaactaactatagccttGTTGTCAGTGAGTGACGATGTGGCACTATAGCAGCCGGGAAGTTTTAACTTAGCCCTGCCTATTCCTCTTTGTAAACAGTAAGCTAGTTTGCTAGTGCACGATTTAGTGCAGTGGCTAAAACTGCCGACACAACCACGAGCCCTCAAATGTAAAACTGTATGTAATGTCTTTATCGTCAAATATTGCTTACATGTTGATTGTTTGGTTGAAATCATTGGTACTTCCGGGTTCTGTACTACGGTACCTCGCAAGTGTCAAACTAAACGTACCTTTGCATTTCCCATAGAATTAATTGTGGCGAGGCATTTTTTATGTTCACTCTGAGCTTATGcattaaattattttagttCCGTTTAGTTTTGTCTGTTTactaaacaaataaaacctTCATTAGCCTACTtttgctttttacattttttaattattattgcggTTTATGCtattttttataaattatttttgcTTCTGTAGACATCTACATATCTACAAATAAGTAAGAAACAAAAAGTGAggcagacaaaaaaagaaagaaagacaaaccTCAGTAATATTTTGACTTAACAACCACTTAATTAATTATAACTTATTAGTATTGGTATTGTTCAACCCCCTATGCCTTCAGAACTCCCTTAATCTTCCAAGGTATAGGTTCAACAAGGTGTTGAAGACATTCCTTAAAGAGTTTGTTAACATGTTTCTTATCTGTTTGCACTTTTGTCTGTCAGTGGTACAGATCTCTCACTAAATGCTGCCCAGCATCGCTCTGGATGTTTTTAATCAAGtcacttaaaacatttttcaaatatgTATGAAAGAACAAGGTCACATAAGGTCACTGTTAGTTGTAGCAGTGTCCTTAAGcggaaaacaaataaaaacacatgttCTCAGTGTTGTGTAACATGTGCATGTCACAGCATGTCACTACTAATTACACATACGCATACACTATATGCCTATTTAGCGGGGCATTATTGTACTGTACAGTAGTTGGCACCATGTTCTaagtttgttatattttttctccatctgtttTCTGATGCAAATATTATACAGGTACATTTGCGACAAGACGGTAGTGAGACCTACTATGATGTATGGTTGATGTATGTGAGGGAGAGTGCTGCTTTGATCAGATGTTTACAGAAGGCACAACTGGGAGCACACAGTGATTTAGCCCCCTCCACTTATGCACACAGCCCTAGTATGATATGATGTTTATGCTGATAACAACCTTTAAATAGTGAtttaatgttctttattttctttactttgaAATTTCTTTGACCTGAAAACTAGTGAACTCGAAATTATCATCCTCCTAAAATGAAGAATCTGTAGTCATTGTTAAATTGACAATCCTATGTCAGGTCTGAGGTTTTACATATCACGGCATGATCAAATCAACCTGATCTTTAGCAAATTCTAAAATTAGATAAATACAGTCTCAGATGATTTACAACACATGACATAAAACAcgtaattatttatttcacataTACTAAGTCAAATCCAGAAGCTGTGCgtggaaaaattaaaaacactccATGATCCTTGCTTGTAGAAcaacctttagcagcaataacctccagtaattgttttctgtattccttcatcacattcacacatcactgtggaggaatttagGCCAGCTCTCCTTTACAGTGCAGCTCTCCCTTGCTTCACTTTATTGAGGTTTGAATACATTGATATATGGAGGAGTTCACGGACAAAGCAATGACagcaaggtgcccaggtcctaTAGCTGCAAAACAATCCTAAATCAGCAGCCCTCTACCATCGTGCTTATGAGTTATTGTGCAGGTATGccgtgtttggttttctttgaaTGTTTTGCTGTACATTAGGGTCAAAAACCTCCAATtgggtctcatctgtccaaaggagattgttccagaagtcttgtggtttgttcagatgtaacTTTGATCACCTAAGTCATGCAGTCATGTTCTTTacagttaactaaaactaaactaaaaacaaaaactagatatgaaaaaaaatttttttttttatttactaaaataaaattagaaaatagaattttaaataattaagtAGAACTAACTGACAACCAaactaatattttaaaaatggaaTGGAAATATTAGTTTTAGTATTAGATAGTTTGGCAAAATTTGGTTTTTCAGCTTAcctgatgaggctttgatgaACATGTTTATTGGGACTTTGGATATCTACAAGTCTGTGAGTCAACTGCTTTCGAAGGGTTTTATTCTAACATTTGAACTGATTTTCCTAAATCTTGCCTCAGATCTTGCCCATCCCTACTATAATaattaaactaaaactaaatattttCACGCAAACTGAAATGAGCAAATCCACTCTGGAAACCAaggaaaactaaactgaattaaaaactaaatgaagtctaaatgaaatgcaaacaaattaatctgaaagtacaaaactataGTAACTCAGTTTTTAAGAGAGGTTTTTCTACCTGCAACCTATCCAAATGAGCTATGCTTGGTTAGTTtgtttctaattgtactgttaTAAACGTTGACAtgtaacatgctaactgaggtctGCAGAATCTCAGATGTcactgttggattttttttgtactttttccgAGCATTGCGCAGtttgaccttggggtgaatttccTGGGATGTCCACTCCATGGAAGATTGACAGCTGTCTCTAATGTTTTCCGCTTATGAATAATTTCTCTTACTGTGGATGGAGTTCAAATTCCTTGACCTTATAACGTCTTGCCAAACTGATGGCCAGCAACATTTGGTTCTTTAAgatcattgctgatgtcttttctttttggcaTTGTGGTAACACAGACCTGGATGCTCCAAACTAACGAAGGttgattttatgttattttaacaGCTACATTAGTTTATATTATGTTCTGATAAATAAAACTTTAGAATTTAACAAGGGTTACTTTCTCTATTCCATGACTGTAGACGTCTTACTGTAAGCATAAAGTGGTCAAAAACGGGATGTGACCTGCCCTGTTAATACTGGCTACATTATTCACAGCAGAGTATCTTTGTTCTGGTTATGAACCTCCTGGACAACATTACAAAGGGTTGACAAAGGCTTTTCTGTTCACTTGCATTGCTGTGAAAGGGAACAAAAGAAGTTGACTGATGCCAGTGCTTTTTACAACAATGTGGTGCCCTGGCTTTTGATAACCTGGAAATGTAGTCTCTCTCTGGCAC belongs to Oreochromis niloticus isolate F11D_XX linkage group LG17, O_niloticus_UMD_NMBU, whole genome shotgun sequence and includes:
- the tmem168a gene encoding transmembrane protein 168-A; protein product: MAREEEEEELTVSAPKQVDVFTSVRCLGYLSSFNLLVAVCVGMYVRWEVTNEPMILVIFILGLFVLGIASILHYYFAMENASLSLFHLWFGFLLGLLCFLNSPALDSNVKELVANYLLLASVVMKAVWALTERICSSICYKSTLLTSVELLELLGFGIASTTMLLHKSVAIIGLVVALGALIVDLRMKSLLALANLISFALVTSLVFFQALGINANPYALGCYLGRLLCEPVLDVYFSGLGPTERWMPVLSMGKVWRKLSLFPLSLTEIAFFVLAALKLGYLDLWYLVIPGFCLFGLFWSICHIILLITIWGFHTKLSDCQKAWRAQRSSSRSLDQVMASRGIRHFCLISERLVFFSLLSTVILGAVSWQPSNGLFLSALLVVLPLESLAHGLFHELGGCLGGTCVGYALVVPTTYRSAGGQPTLLPPEQVEQLNLRSTGMLNNIQRLFSHHMIQTFGCDYSTSGVTLEAVLTKLRNFLELRTADGPRHDTYLIFYSGHTHKGSGSWALSGGESFHLAHLLELWKEKNAGHCSRLIVVLDTEYSLPWVKEVRRVEGIYIAVQGSELSVTMVDPEAGDIPLLGEFTSEWVEFNCNPASDTQWSEKGRTVRAVYGVSKRWSDYTLHLPTGSDVAKHWKTHFPKATYPMVHLSNWCCGLNLFWLCSTCLRCFRRCKLAWFPPAVLDTGQGIKLVHS